In Vigna unguiculata cultivar IT97K-499-35 chromosome 3, ASM411807v1, whole genome shotgun sequence, a single genomic region encodes these proteins:
- the LOC114177539 gene encoding uncharacterized RNA-binding protein C17H9.04c-like isoform X2, translating to MSWSGGDWMCGVCQHINFKKREACQSCGYPKYGGPDPSTYRYNRTEALAGDWFCNCGGHNYASRLNCYRCGAMKDDYSSGYANNSGGYGSDTFPPGWKTGDWLCPRLGCGVHNYASRTECYKCKMQRDFGGAD from the exons ATGAGCTGGTCTGGAGGAGATTGGATGTGTGGTGTTTGCCAGCACATAAATTTCAAGAAGAGGGAAGCATGCCAGAGTTGTGGATACCCCAAGTATGGGGGACCTGACCCTTCGACCTACAGATACAACAGGACTGAAGCTTTGGCAGGGGACTGGTTCTGCAACTGTGGAGGTCACAACTATGCCAGTCGATTAAACTGCTACAGATGTGGTGCAATGAAAGATGATTATTCTTCAGGATATGCCAACAACTCTGGAGGTTATGGATCTGACACTTTCCCCCCAGGATGGAAGACTGGAGACTGGCTTTGCCCAAG ACTTGGATGTGGAGTGCACAATTATGCCAGCAGGACAGAATGTTATAAATGCAAAATGCAAAGGGATTTTG GTGGTGCAGATTGA
- the LOC114177539 gene encoding uncharacterized RNA-binding protein C17H9.04c-like isoform X1, with protein MSWSGGDWMCGVCQHINFKKREACQSCGYPKYGGPDPSTYRYNRTEALAGDWFCNCGGHNYASRLNCYRCGAMKDDYSSGYANNSGGYGSDTFPPGWKTGDWLCPRLGCGVHNYASRTECYKCKMQRDFGEKSGAD; from the exons ATGAGCTGGTCTGGAGGAGATTGGATGTGTGGTGTTTGCCAGCACATAAATTTCAAGAAGAGGGAAGCATGCCAGAGTTGTGGATACCCCAAGTATGGGGGACCTGACCCTTCGACCTACAGATACAACAGGACTGAAGCTTTGGCAGGGGACTGGTTCTGCAACTGTGGAGGTCACAACTATGCCAGTCGATTAAACTGCTACAGATGTGGTGCAATGAAAGATGATTATTCTTCAGGATATGCCAACAACTCTGGAGGTTATGGATCTGACACTTTCCCCCCAGGATGGAAGACTGGAGACTGGCTTTGCCCAAG ACTTGGATGTGGAGTGCACAATTATGCCAGCAGGACAGAATGTTATAAATGCAAAATGCAAAGGGATTTTGGTGAGAAAA GTGGTGCAGATTGA